From Camelina sativa cultivar DH55 chromosome 20, Cs, whole genome shotgun sequence, the proteins below share one genomic window:
- the LOC104771025 gene encoding cytochrome b-c1 complex subunit 7-2-like, producing MASLLQRLVDPRNNFLARMHMKSVSNRLRRYGLRYDDLYDPLYDLDIKESLNRLPREIVDARNQRLKRAMDLSMKHEYLPADLQVCMSPTITEN from the exons ATGGCGTCGCTTCTCCAGAGATTAGTAGATCCCAGGAACAACTTCTTAGCTCGTATGCATATGAAGTCTGTCTCTAATCGCCTCCGCAGATACg gtcttaGATACGATGATCTCTATGATCCTTTGTATGACTTGGATATCAAGGAATCGCTTAACCGGTTACCTAGAGAGATCGTTGATGCTCGGAACCAGCGTCTTAAGCGTGCTATGGATCTTTCTATGAAACACGAGTACCTCCCAGCTGATCTTCAGGTATGTATGTCTCCAACTATAACTGAGAACTGA